One Elusimicrobiota bacterium DNA window includes the following coding sequences:
- a CDS encoding type Z 30S ribosomal protein S14: MATYAWMAKMRKPQKFSTRFRNRCQICGRPRGYYRDFGLCRICLRKMAHEGLIPGLRKSSW; encoded by the coding sequence ATGGCAACATACGCTTGGATGGCGAAGATGCGCAAACCCCAGAAGTTCTCCACGCGCTTTCGGAACCGCTGTCAGATATGCGGCAGGCCGCGCGGATATTACCGTGATTTTGGTTTGTGCAGAATATGCCTGAGGAAAATGGCCCACGAAGGCCTTATCCCCGGACTTAGAAAATCCAGTTGGTAG
- the rpsH gene encoding 30S ribosomal protein S8, translated as MDPISNMLTSVRNAVAKKKERVDVPFSNIKVNIVKVLKDEGFISNYKVLDPKTDKTLDRRGVIRIGLKYTQDKKPVIVGIRRSSRPGLRIYRPYSEIPRVKAAFGVTIVSTSKGILTGDQAKKEKVGGEVLCQVW; from the coding sequence ATGGATCCCATATCAAACATGCTTACTTCCGTAAGGAACGCCGTGGCGAAAAAAAAGGAAAGGGTGGATGTGCCGTTCTCGAACATCAAGGTCAATATAGTAAAAGTCCTCAAGGACGAAGGTTTTATCTCAAATTACAAGGTGCTTGACCCTAAAACCGACAAAACCCTGGACAGGCGCGGAGTGATACGCATCGGTCTTAAATATACGCAGGATAAGAAGCCGGTAATCGTGGGCATCAGGCGCAGTTCAAGGCCGGGCTTGCGCATATACCGGCCTTACAGCGAAATCCCCAGGGTTAAAGCCGCTTTCGGCGTTACTATCGTTTCAACTTCAAAAGGCATTTTAACCGGCGATCAGGCGAAAAAAGAAAAAGTCGGCGGCGAGGTGCTTTGCCAGGTGTGGTAG
- the rplF gene encoding 50S ribosomal protein L6, which produces MSRIGKQPIIVPEKVKVRVENKKVFIEGPLGKLNYSLPDGINAAVAGGKLTVAVDAGAEGKSALFGTSRARINNMVTGVSKEFEKVLEINGVGFKGAVEGSKITMQLGFSHPVILDIPQGIKMSFDPKQVVLTIKGIDKEAVGNIAAQIKRIKKPEPYKGTGIKYQGEHIIRKAGKTAAGASAGVGGGAAAKK; this is translated from the coding sequence ATGAGCAGAATCGGAAAACAGCCTATTATTGTTCCTGAAAAGGTCAAAGTCCGCGTTGAGAACAAGAAGGTTTTTATAGAGGGTCCGCTGGGTAAGCTTAACTACTCCCTGCCGGACGGCATAAATGCGGCCGTGGCGGGCGGTAAGCTTACTGTTGCCGTGGATGCGGGCGCCGAGGGAAAGTCCGCGCTTTTCGGCACTTCCCGGGCCAGGATAAATAACATGGTTACCGGCGTTTCCAAGGAATTTGAAAAAGTGCTTGAAATAAACGGAGTGGGTTTTAAGGGCGCGGTGGAAGGCTCAAAAATTACCATGCAGCTCGGCTTCTCTCATCCCGTTATACTTGATATACCGCAGGGCATTAAAATGTCCTTTGATCCAAAACAGGTCGTGCTCACCATAAAGGGCATAGACAAGGAAGCCGTCGGCAACATCGCGGCCCAGATAAAAAGGATTAAAAAACCGGAACCTTACAAAGGCACCGGCATAAAATATCAGGGCGAGCATATCATCCGCAAGGCCGGAAAGACCGCGGCTGGAGCGAGCGCGGGAGTCGGTGGCGGCGCCGCAGCCAAGAAATAA
- the rplR gene encoding 50S ribosomal protein L18, whose product MITKQERYQFRKDRSRKKLLEGGIRRPRLSVYRSDKYIYAQVVDDLKGGTLAAASSLEKELRDKTKSGKSVAIAKAVGSLLAKRAIEKGVKEVCFDRGGRIYHGRVKALAEAAREGGLKF is encoded by the coding sequence ATGATAACCAAACAGGAAAGATACCAGTTCCGAAAAGACCGCTCAAGGAAAAAGTTGCTTGAGGGCGGTATCAGGCGGCCGCGCCTCAGCGTGTACAGGAGCGACAAATACATTTACGCCCAGGTCGTGGACGACCTGAAAGGCGGCACTTTGGCCGCCGCTTCAAGCCTGGAGAAGGAATTAAGAGATAAGACCAAGTCCGGCAAGAGCGTTGCAATCGCCAAAGCGGTCGGTTCGCTGCTGGCAAAAAGAGCCATTGAAAAAGGCGTGAAAGAAGTCTGTTTTGACCGCGGCGGCCGAATTTACCATGGCCGCGTAAAAGCCCTGGCGGAAGCCGCCCGCGAAGGCGGGCTGAAGTTTTAA